From a region of the Salarias fasciatus chromosome 6, fSalaFa1.1, whole genome shotgun sequence genome:
- the LOC115389710 gene encoding transcription factor AP-4-like, with translation MEYFMMPTEKISSLQQFKKTEKDVIGGLCSLANIPLSPETAQDQERRIRREIANSNERRRMQSINAGFQSLKTLLPHTDGEKLSKAAILQQTADYIFTLEQEKTQLLAQNNQLKRFIQEFNGSSPKRRRAEEKDEGIGSPDTLEEEKVEELRREMLELRQQLDKERSARMQLEDQVRSLDTQLYPERLKVITQQVEEEQALIQSQTLLRLQQIHAADRQTHSPQVLAPPTPPAPTHHPTVIVPAPALTQHAHHHVTVVTMSPSVHSSTVSTSRQNLDTIVQAIQHIERTQERRASAEEEQRRAVIVSPAHIAMDTACSDTDTDTEGEDMN, from the exons ATGGAATATTTCATGATGCCGACTGAGAAGATTTCGTCCTTACAGCAGTTCAAGAAGACGGAGAAGGATGTGATCGGGGGTCTGTGCAG ccTGGCCAACATCCCCCTGAGTCCGGAGACggcccaggaccaggagaggcGAATCCGGCGTGAAATCGCCAACAGCAACGAGCGCCGGCGCATGCAGAGCATCAACGCTGGATTCCAGTCCCTGAAAACACTCCTGCCACACACAGACGGCGAGAAGCTCAGCAAG gcggccatcttgcagCAGACGGCGGACTACATCTTCACCCTGGAGCAGGAGAAGACGCAGCTCCTGGCGCAGAACAACCAGCTGAAGCGCTTCATCCAG GAGTTCAACGGCTCGTCGCCCAAGAggaggcgggcggaggagaAGGATGAAGGGATCGGGTCTCCGGAcacgctggaggaggagaaggtggaggagctgaggagggagATGCTGGAGCTGCGGCAGCAACTGGACAAGGAGCGCTCGGCTCGGATGCAGCTGGAGGACCAG GTGCGTTCTCTGGACACCCAGCTCTACCCGGAGCGTCTGAAGGTGATCacccagcaggtggaggaggagcaggcgcTCATCCAGAGCCAGACGCTTTTACGGCTTCAGCAGATCCACGCCGCTGACCGGCAAACACACAGTCCACAG GtgctggctccgcccactcctcCCGCCCCCACCCACCACCCCACGGTCATCGTCCCGGCTCCGGCGCTCACCCAGCACGCTCACCATCACGTCACCGTGGTGACCATGAGCCCGTCTGTCCACAGCAGCACCGTGTCCACGTCCAGGCAGAACCTGGACACCATCGTTCAG GCCATCCAGCACATCGAGCGCACTCAGGAGAGAAGAGCCAGCgccgaggaggagcagagacgaGCCGTCATcgttagccccgcccacatcGCCATGGACACCGCCTGCTCGGACACAGACACGGACACAGAGGGGGAGGACATGAACTGA
- the LOC115389712 gene encoding multivesicular body subunit 12A-like isoform X1, producing the protein MDSVLPALARNIRKFRLTAKKFLTDQTRTRRRDGRQHSHTMSLMERGTVRPITGVAWTSNTGTCPKDFSLISITEEGAAANFTRSFGMKSGYYLCYSKDLTGGMVVSDIQIISEKDSIPHGYCYIAEHLEPKATVSKKKRLCVRIVPVGSVDTALLDIKLTAKSKMMLQYYTYVGDIHGYMLWCRKGLFTSPPPQAKPRRVSLDLRTLSLEQPSAPLALRPSNPPPPLPHARLTQRRGNLPSTDNLDKPADSSLQGITALDGVPFSLHPKYDIQANGTGPQFSSQINNIRIKSLQDVENEYKYTFAVEEFAAKRTRPSVTTGSESKD; encoded by the exons ATGGATTCAGTACTTCCTGCTTTGGCGAGGAACATCAGGAAATTTCGattgacagccaaaaagttttTAACAGACCAGACAAGGACACGTCGGAGAGACGGGCGTCAGCACAGCCACACA ATGTCCCTGATGGAGCGTGGGACGGTCCGGCCCATCACCGGAGTGGCCTGGACTTCCAACACAGGCACCTGCCCCAAAGACTTCAGTCTG ATCAGCATCACAGAAGAGGGCGCAGCAGCAAACTTCACCCGCAGCTTTGGAATGAAATCTGGATATTATCTGTGCTACAGCAAG GACCTGACAGGTGGCATGGTGGTGTCAGATATTCAGATTATTTCAGAGAAGGACAGCATCCCTCATGGCTACTGCTACATCGCAGAGCACCTTGAGCCAA aGGCCACCGTATCGAAGAAGAAGCGTCTGTGCGTTCGCATCGTCCCAGTGGGCAGCGTGGACACGGCTCTGCTGGACATCAAACTAACTGCCAAAAGCAAAATGATGCTGCAGTATTACACATATGTGGG GGACATACATGGCTACATGCTGTGGTGCAGAAAGGGGCTTTTCACCAGCCCTCCTCCTCAAGCCAAGCCCCGCAGGGTCAGTCTGGACCTCCGGAccctctctctggagcagccctctgctcctctggccCTCAGGCCGAG caaccctcctcctccgctgccaCACGCCAGGTTAACGCAGAGACGCGGCAATCTGCCGAGCACGGACAACCTGGACAAACCTGCCGACAGCAGCTTGCAGGGAATCACAG CTCTCGATGGAGTTCCCTTCAGCCTCCACCCTAAATATGATATCCAGGCAAATGgcacg GGTCCTCAGTTCAGCTCCCAGATAAACAACATTCGTATAAAGTCACTCCAGGACGTTGAGAATGAG TATAAGTACACGTTTGCAGTGGAGGAGTTTGCTGCTAAGCGGACCAGACCATCGGtgacaacaggaagtgaatcGAAAGATTAG
- the LOC115389712 gene encoding multivesicular body subunit 12A-like isoform X2 gives MSLMERGTVRPITGVAWTSNTGTCPKDFSLISITEEGAAANFTRSFGMKSGYYLCYSKDLTGGMVVSDIQIISEKDSIPHGYCYIAEHLEPKATVSKKKRLCVRIVPVGSVDTALLDIKLTAKSKMMLQYYTYVGDIHGYMLWCRKGLFTSPPPQAKPRRVSLDLRTLSLEQPSAPLALRPSNPPPPLPHARLTQRRGNLPSTDNLDKPADSSLQGITALDGVPFSLHPKYDIQANGTGPQFSSQINNIRIKSLQDVENEYKYTFAVEEFAAKRTRPSVTTGSESKD, from the exons ATGTCCCTGATGGAGCGTGGGACGGTCCGGCCCATCACCGGAGTGGCCTGGACTTCCAACACAGGCACCTGCCCCAAAGACTTCAGTCTG ATCAGCATCACAGAAGAGGGCGCAGCAGCAAACTTCACCCGCAGCTTTGGAATGAAATCTGGATATTATCTGTGCTACAGCAAG GACCTGACAGGTGGCATGGTGGTGTCAGATATTCAGATTATTTCAGAGAAGGACAGCATCCCTCATGGCTACTGCTACATCGCAGAGCACCTTGAGCCAA aGGCCACCGTATCGAAGAAGAAGCGTCTGTGCGTTCGCATCGTCCCAGTGGGCAGCGTGGACACGGCTCTGCTGGACATCAAACTAACTGCCAAAAGCAAAATGATGCTGCAGTATTACACATATGTGGG GGACATACATGGCTACATGCTGTGGTGCAGAAAGGGGCTTTTCACCAGCCCTCCTCCTCAAGCCAAGCCCCGCAGGGTCAGTCTGGACCTCCGGAccctctctctggagcagccctctgctcctctggccCTCAGGCCGAG caaccctcctcctccgctgccaCACGCCAGGTTAACGCAGAGACGCGGCAATCTGCCGAGCACGGACAACCTGGACAAACCTGCCGACAGCAGCTTGCAGGGAATCACAG CTCTCGATGGAGTTCCCTTCAGCCTCCACCCTAAATATGATATCCAGGCAAATGgcacg GGTCCTCAGTTCAGCTCCCAGATAAACAACATTCGTATAAAGTCACTCCAGGACGTTGAGAATGAG TATAAGTACACGTTTGCAGTGGAGGAGTTTGCTGCTAAGCGGACCAGACCATCGGtgacaacaggaagtgaatcGAAAGATTAG
- the LOC115389809 gene encoding basement membrane-specific heparan sulfate proteoglycan core protein-like, with translation MDLSPTALILCSLLCSVAAQAPVVSVEPKAATVRQGESASFRCQVSSGAPPVQVEWRRANNQELPENGKVGPDGSVLTIANARPGNQGQYRCVASNRAGRAAASVVLNVKYAPKVELTPAGPLRVRMGESVSVGCQASGRPRPKLSWKRQGSTLQLVTTETDNVNSLQWSAIRPEDSGVYICHAENTEGVAEVKVGVVVEGGLGAPVASVSATEMTVIEGHTVVMECQASGSPTPDITWSKLRAPLPWKHTVSGGVLTLTSVGRQDSGQYICNATNAHGYSEAYTQMEVDSPPYATSLPDQVRLQPGDALHLQCLAHGSHPIQFTWSRVGRPSLPAGSETTRDGKLMIAHIKQSDAGTYKCVATNHVGSSEALARVAIKV, from the exons ATGGATTTATCTCCCACAGCTCTGATCCTGTGTTCTCTATTGTGTTCAG TGGCCGCTCAGGCTCCTGTTGTCTCAGTGGAGCCCAAAGCCGCCACCGTGCGCCAAGGAGAGTCGGCCAGCTTCCGGTGCCAGGTGAGCAGCGGGGCGCCGCCGGTCCAAGTGGAATGGAGACGAGCCAACAACCAGGAATTACCAG aaaaTGGGAAAGTTGGCCCGGACGGCTCCGTTCTGACCATTGCTAATGCCCGACCTGGAAACCAGGGTCAATACCGCTGTGTGGCATCCAACCGTGCtggccgtgcagcagccagtgTGGTGCTGAACGTCAAAT ATGCTCCTAAGGTGGAGCTGACCCCAGCAGGGCCCCTGCGGGTCCGGATGGGTGAGTCCGTGTCCGTGGGGTGCCAGGCCTCCGGCAGGCCTCGACCCAAGCTGTCCTGGAAACGCCAGGGATCCACCCTGCAGCTGGTTACCACGGAGACCGACAACGTCAACAGCCTCCAG TGGTCGGCAATCCGTCCAGAGGACTCAGGAGTTTATATCTGCCACGCGGAGAACACGGAGGGGGTGGCAGAGGTCAAAGTGGGGGTCGTCGTTGAGGGGGGGCTGGGAGCTCCGGTGGCCTCGGTGAGCGCTACAGAAATGACGGTGATCGAGGGACACACGGTGGTGATGGAGTGCCAGGCCAGCG GTTCGCCCACCCCTGACATCACCTGGTCCAAGCTCAGAGCGCCCTTACCCTGGAAACACACCGTGTCTGGTGGAGTTTTGACTCTGACCAGCGTGGGGCGCCAAGACTCTGGACAATACATCTGTAACGCCACGAACGCCCATGGATACAGCGAGGCGTACACTCAGATGGAGGTGGACA GCCCTCCGTACGCCACCTCCCTGCCCGACCAGGTGAGGCTCCAGCCCGGAGACGCTCTGCACCTGCAGTGTCTGGCTCACGGCTCCCATCCCATCCAGTTCACCTGGAGCCGCGTCGGCAGGCCGAGCCTGCCCGCGGGGTCGGAGACCACCAGGGACGGGAAGCTGATGATAGCCCACATCAAACAGAGCGACGCAGGCACCTACAAGTGTGTGGCCACCAACCACGTAGGCTCCAGTGAAGCACTGGCCAGAGTCGCCATAAAAG TTTAA